One stretch of Plasmodium yoelii strain 17X genome assembly, chromosome: 5 DNA includes these proteins:
- a CDS encoding PIR protein, with amino-acid sequence MDKDVFNNFIYVMTNLEYDSNKKKYKFNDDTNFKGYCTGDCDNDLDKINAGCLYFFNAFFKNSDLFSKYANNYMNIVEYIMIWLSYMLTLKENNSSSVSHLQHFYDTYINGSGDYKQSINGVKDNSSYMDLLNKKNYFLNIDIKDISKLYDAFQSLCKMYTGFDENMSNCTNCLQYAKKFAENIEEINKKPNIVNNSSYKQILYTLSTDYYNLKNNCKNCSSFPEIETSIYALTSEDASSSSSIASKLFIVLSIFAALPIFLGISYKYSLFGFRKRFQKLKLREKIKNIKKRMNH; translated from the exons ATGGATAAGGatgtg tttaaTAACTTCATTTATGTAATGACGAATTTAGAATATGAttcgaataaaaaaaaatataaatttaatgatgATACTAATTTCAAAGGGTATTGTACTGGTGATTGTGATAATGATCTCGACaaaattaatgctggatgtttatatttttttaatgcatTCTTTAAGAATTCTGATTTGTTTTCGAAATATGCAAAcaattatatgaatattgttgaatacattatgatatggttaagttatatgttaaccCTAAAGGAAAATAATAGTAGCAGCGTCAGCCATTTACAACATTTTtatgatacatatataaatggtAGTGGAGATTATAAACAGTCTATAAATGGCGTTAAAGATAATAGCAGTTATATGGatcttttaaataaaaaaaattattttttgaatatagatattaaagatatatctaaattatatgatgcatttcaATCATTATGTAAAATGTATACTGGATTTGATGAAAACATGTCAAATTGCACAAACTGTTTGCAATATGCCAAAAAGTTTGCTGAAAATATTGaagaaattaataaaaaaccGAATATTGTTAATAATAGTTCCTATAAGCAAATATTGTATACACTATCAActgattattataatttaaaaaataactgTAAAAATTGTTCATCCTTTCCAGAGATAGAAACAAGCATTTATGCACTAACATCTGAAGAtgcatcatcaagttcgtcgatagcaagcaaattatttatagttttatcgatatttgctGCACTACCAatttttttgggaatttcttataag tattcgttatttggatttcggaaacgatttcaaaaactaaaactaagagaaaaaataaaaaatataaagaagagaatgaatcattga
- a CDS encoding PIR protein yields the protein MDKQVCERFKNVREWISDELIGGKYQFKDDNFLNNSCNNNNFLNNYSCNNNNFKNELDRISAGCLYLLDEFIKDCGVNPSPLKDNINIVDYIMIWLSYMLNLGKSEEEDNIQGFYIEYIHDCNKYNKKINELTDYDNYKKLLDKKNDVLNMDSKIVPKFYKAFKSLCEMYTEFDENKEDCTNYSEKADKFIKQYEELYNDYNSNKDSSYKQVLCTLSTDYDNLIKKCNDNKPLPEIDKTKIPENCFEEISEQLYAQGSEVTLSESSLASKLIPVLLILAAIPIFLGIAYKYSLFGFRKRFQKQKLREKLKNVKKRMNH from the exons atggataagcaagtg tgTGAAAGGTTCAAGAATGTAAGGGAATGGATTTCCGATGAATTGATTGGAGGAAAATATCAATTTAAAGAtgacaattttttaaataattcttgtaataataataattttttaaataattattcttgtaataataataattttaaaaatgaattgGATAGAATAagtgctggatgtttatatttgttggatGAATTCATTAAGGATTGTGGTGTGAATCCCTCTCCTTTAAAAGATAacatcaatattgttgattacattatgatatggttaagttatatgttgaACCTGGGCAAAAGTGAAGAAGAAGACAATATACAGGGTTTttatatagaatatataCATGATTGTAATAAGTATAAcaagaaaataaatgaattaactgattatgataattataagaaacttttagataaaaaaaatgatgtgTTGAATATGGATAGTAAAATTGTAcctaaattttataaagcatttaaatcgttatgtgaaatgtatactgaatttgatgaaaataagGAAGATTGCACAAACTATTCGGAAAAAGctgataaatttattaaacaaTATGAAGAACTTTACAATGATTATAATAGCAATAAAGACAGTTCATATAAACAAGTATTGTGTACTTTATCAAccgattatgataatttaataaagaaATGTAATGATAATAAGCCCCTTCCAGAGATAGACAAAACAAAAATTCCTGAAAATTGTTTTGAAGAAATTTCTGAACAGCTTTATGCACAAGGTTCTGAAGTTACATTATCAGAATCATCACTAGCAAGCAAATTAATTCCGGTTTTATTGATACTTGCTGCAATACCAATTTTCTTGGGAAttgcttataag tattccttatttggatttcggaaacgatttcaaaaacaaaaattaagagaaaagctaaaaaatgtaaagaaaagaatgaatcattaa